In Georgenia soli, a genomic segment contains:
- a CDS encoding cytochrome c oxidase subunit 4, which produces MRVEAWLFSAGVAFFVPVGIIYGFASKWEPVGVVGFFLLGGMFALAGGYMWLTARRIDPRPEDNPTADIEDRAGEVGVFSPHSWWPLVLGIAATLAFTGVAVGWWMTGLGIALGLVGLVGQLFEFSRGQHAH; this is translated from the coding sequence ATGCGTGTGGAGGCCTGGCTCTTCAGCGCCGGCGTGGCCTTCTTCGTCCCGGTCGGCATCATCTACGGCTTCGCCTCGAAGTGGGAGCCGGTCGGTGTGGTCGGCTTCTTCCTCCTCGGCGGCATGTTCGCCCTCGCCGGCGGTTACATGTGGCTGACGGCCCGCCGCATCGACCCGAGGCCGGAGGACAACCCGACCGCGGACATCGAGGACCGGGCAGGCGAGGTCGGGGTGTTCTCTCCGCACAGCTGGTGGCCGCTGGTCCTGGGCATCGCGGCAACCCTGGCCTTCACGGGGGTCGCCGTCGGCTGGTGGATGACGGGTCTCGGCATCGCACTGGGTCTTGTCGGCCTCGTCGGGCAGCTCTTCGAGTTCTCCCGCGGACAGCACGCCCACTGA
- a CDS encoding superoxide dismutase produces the protein MAVYTLPDLPYDYSALEPHISGKIMELHHDKHHATYVAGANTALEKLAEAREKGDLAAVNLHEKNLSFNLGGHINHTIFWNNLSPEGGGEPEGEVAEAIKDSFGTFDAFKNQFAAVATGIQGSGWSVLAYDSVSGGLVIFQMYDQQNNVPVGTIPLLQLDMWEHAFYLDYLNVKADYVKAFWNIVNWQDVAARLGRATTQASGLIVPA, from the coding sequence ATGGCCGTCTATACGCTGCCCGACCTTCCGTACGACTACAGCGCCCTCGAGCCGCACATCAGCGGCAAGATCATGGAGCTGCACCACGACAAGCACCACGCGACGTACGTGGCCGGAGCCAACACCGCGCTGGAGAAGCTCGCCGAGGCCCGCGAGAAGGGCGACCTCGCGGCGGTGAACCTGCACGAGAAGAACCTCTCGTTCAACCTCGGCGGGCACATCAACCACACCATCTTCTGGAACAACCTCTCCCCCGAGGGCGGCGGGGAGCCCGAGGGTGAGGTCGCCGAGGCCATCAAGGACTCCTTCGGCACCTTCGACGCGTTCAAGAACCAGTTCGCCGCCGTGGCCACCGGCATCCAGGGCTCCGGCTGGTCCGTGCTCGCCTACGACTCCGTCTCCGGCGGCCTCGTGATCTTCCAGATGTACGACCAGCAGAACAACGTGCCGGTCGGCACCATCCCGCTGCTGCAGCTGGACATGTGGGAGCACGCGTTCTACCTCGACTACCTCAACGTCAAGGCCGACTACGTCAAGGCGTTCTGGAACATCGTCAACTGGCAGGACGTCGCCGCCCGGCTGGGCCGGGCCACGACCCAGGCCAGCGGACTGATCGTCCCCGCCTGA
- a CDS encoding cytochrome b — MRGTADLLDSRVGVAKAVRFISRKIFPEHWSFLLGEIALWSFVVLILTGIFLTMFFEPSMTHTTYPTDALPVSHQGMEMSAAYASTVYMSFEVKGGLLMRQMHHWAALLFMAAIVTHMMRVFFTGAFRKPREINWLVGFTLLIMGLAAGFSGYSLPDDVLSGNGLRIADGVAKAIPIIGSYVSYGLFGGEFPGTDIIPRLFTVHILLVPGLIIALVTVHLILMVVHKHTQYPGVGRTDNNVVGYPAFPVYVAKMAGYFFIVFGFIALMAALISINNVWNYGPYDPSPVSAGAQPDWYMLFLEGGLRLMPGWEVVIGGYTLSLNILIPGVIVPGLLFTFIAVYPFIERAATNDLREHHVLDRPRNVPVRTALGVAWLGAFLILVLAGANDIMATHFDLSINDITWAFRILIFVLPVVLFVVTKRICLGLQRRDRELALHGHETGRVVQMPNGAFMEVHKPLTDHERWILVAHEAQRPLEIEPATDRNGVDRPGYRMDSFRQKLSRFFYEDRIEPVTPAELAAAGHHGELEETGHHAEGLRGGSVALDHFPSTTHGSGDKESAAGGSVATLARSDRR, encoded by the coding sequence ATGCGGGGCACGGCCGACCTCCTCGACTCACGGGTCGGGGTCGCCAAGGCCGTCCGCTTCATCTCCCGCAAGATCTTCCCGGAGCACTGGTCGTTCCTGCTCGGCGAGATCGCGCTGTGGAGTTTCGTCGTCCTGATCCTCACGGGGATCTTCCTGACGATGTTCTTCGAGCCGTCGATGACGCACACCACCTACCCCACGGACGCCCTGCCGGTGTCCCACCAGGGCATGGAGATGTCGGCGGCGTACGCCTCGACCGTGTACATGTCCTTCGAGGTCAAGGGTGGTCTGCTCATGCGGCAGATGCACCACTGGGCGGCGTTGCTGTTCATGGCCGCGATCGTCACCCACATGATGCGCGTCTTCTTCACCGGTGCGTTCCGCAAGCCCCGTGAGATCAACTGGCTCGTCGGCTTCACGCTCCTGATCATGGGGCTGGCCGCCGGCTTCTCGGGCTACTCGCTCCCGGACGACGTCCTCTCGGGCAACGGCCTGCGGATCGCCGACGGCGTGGCCAAGGCGATCCCGATCATCGGCTCCTACGTGAGCTACGGGCTCTTCGGCGGCGAGTTCCCGGGCACGGACATCATCCCGCGCCTGTTCACGGTGCACATCCTCCTCGTCCCGGGCCTGATCATCGCGCTCGTCACCGTCCACCTGATCCTGATGGTCGTGCACAAGCACACCCAGTACCCGGGCGTCGGCCGCACGGACAACAACGTCGTCGGCTACCCGGCGTTCCCGGTGTACGTGGCGAAGATGGCTGGCTACTTCTTCATCGTGTTCGGCTTCATCGCGCTCATGGCCGCGCTGATCTCGATCAACAACGTGTGGAACTACGGCCCGTACGACCCCTCCCCCGTCTCGGCCGGCGCCCAGCCGGACTGGTACATGCTCTTCCTCGAGGGCGGGCTCCGTCTCATGCCCGGCTGGGAGGTCGTCATCGGCGGCTACACGCTGTCGCTGAACATCCTCATCCCGGGCGTCATCGTCCCGGGCCTGCTGTTCACCTTCATCGCCGTGTACCCGTTCATCGAGCGGGCCGCCACGAACGACCTGCGTGAGCACCACGTGCTCGACCGTCCCCGCAACGTGCCCGTGCGCACCGCTCTCGGTGTCGCATGGCTCGGGGCCTTCCTGATCCTGGTGCTCGCGGGCGCCAACGACATCATGGCCACCCACTTCGACCTGTCGATCAACGACATCACCTGGGCGTTCCGGATTCTCATCTTCGTCCTGCCCGTGGTGCTGTTCGTCGTCACGAAGCGGATCTGCCTGGGCCTGCAGCGGCGTGACCGCGAGCTCGCCCTGCACGGCCACGAGACCGGCCGCGTCGTCCAGATGCCCAACGGGGCCTTCATGGAGGTCCACAAGCCGCTCACCGACCACGAGCGGTGGATCCTGGTCGCCCACGAGGCCCAGCGGCCGCTGGAGATCGAGCCGGCCACGGACCGTAACGGCGTGGACCGGCCGGGCTACCGCATGGACTCCTTCCGGCAGAAGCTCTCCCGGTTCTTCTACGAGGACCGCATCGAGCCGGTCACGCCGGCCGAGCTCGCGGCTGCCGGGCACCACGGCGAGCTGGAGGAGACGGGCCATCACGCGGAGGGCCTCCGCGGCGGCTCCGTGGCCCTCGACCACTTCCCCTCCACCACCCACGGCAGCGGTGACAAGGAGAGCGCAGCCGGCGGCTCGGTCGCCACGCTGGCCCGCTCCGACAGGCGCTGA
- a CDS encoding ubiquinol-cytochrome c reductase iron-sulfur subunit produces the protein MSTEQHVAPPAAQYPEAFENPGLEAHRGRLADTDPQAAKRAERQVALIFTISALASVAAVVAYFVIPLDSTLGSVRLSTLVLGLGLGIGMLGIGVGAIYWAKTLMSNVEYVEERHPQRSDDETRAVAADMMKAGVEDAGIPRRPLLKGAVAGAAALAPLPFLVPLVGNLGGDWNVSKFRHTLWGETPEEFSGRLPDGSLGRRLAIDPSDTPIKAADVTNGSVFHVIPHGLNESPDFYEEKAKAVVLLVRLDPTLLKEPADRKDWSYDGIVAYSKICTHVGCPVALYEQQTHHLLCPCHQSTFDITDQAKVVFGPAKRPLPQLPIAVDDEGYLVARHDFDEPIGPSYWERLK, from the coding sequence GTGAGCACTGAACAGCACGTCGCCCCTCCGGCGGCGCAGTACCCGGAGGCGTTCGAGAACCCGGGCCTCGAGGCGCACCGCGGACGGCTCGCGGACACCGACCCGCAGGCCGCCAAGCGCGCGGAGCGTCAGGTCGCGCTGATCTTCACGATCTCCGCGCTCGCCTCGGTCGCCGCGGTGGTCGCGTACTTCGTGATCCCGCTCGACTCCACCCTGGGCAGCGTCCGTCTGAGCACCCTGGTGCTCGGGCTCGGCCTGGGCATCGGCATGCTCGGCATCGGCGTGGGCGCCATCTACTGGGCCAAGACCCTGATGTCGAACGTGGAGTACGTCGAGGAGCGTCACCCGCAGCGCTCCGACGACGAGACCCGCGCCGTCGCCGCCGACATGATGAAGGCCGGCGTCGAGGACGCCGGCATCCCGCGTCGACCGCTCCTCAAGGGTGCCGTCGCCGGCGCGGCGGCGCTCGCACCGCTGCCCTTCCTGGTCCCGCTCGTGGGCAACCTCGGCGGCGACTGGAACGTCAGCAAGTTCCGTCACACCCTCTGGGGCGAGACCCCGGAGGAGTTCTCCGGCCGGCTGCCCGACGGCAGCCTGGGACGTCGCCTCGCGATCGACCCGAGCGACACCCCCATCAAGGCGGCCGACGTCACCAACGGCTCCGTCTTCCACGTCATCCCGCACGGCCTCAACGAGTCCCCGGACTTCTACGAGGAGAAGGCCAAGGCTGTCGTGCTGCTCGTCCGGCTCGACCCGACGCTCCTGAAGGAGCCGGCGGACCGCAAGGACTGGTCGTACGACGGCATCGTCGCCTACTCCAAGATCTGCACCCACGTCGGTTGCCCTGTCGCTCTGTACGAGCAGCAGACGCACCATCTCCTCTGCCCCTGCCACCAGTCGACCTTCGACATCACGGACCAGGCCAAGGTGGTCTTCGGCCCGGCGAAGCGCCCGCTGCCGCAGCTGCCCATCGCAGTGGACGACGAGGGGTACCTCGTCGCCCGGCACGACTTCGACGAGCCGATCGGCCCGAGCTACTGGGAGCGCCTGAAGTGA
- a CDS encoding c-type cytochrome, translating to MKALANSRRNRYAPAVLLLLALILTGALYAVLAPKPATATTGGNAQDVEAGKALFEANCSTCHGLDGEGTDVAPSLIGVGAASVDFQMATGRMPMANNSPQAEAKPAQFDAEQISQVAAYVASLGPGPAIPSAEQVDPAGGDPANGLALFRTNCAMCHNAVGAGGALSEGKYAPALYDSTPTEIYEAMLTGPQSMPVFNEANIDPQGKQDIIAYLMEQREPSVGGISLGSLGPVAEGLWVWIIGIGGLIAAAVWVGAKSS from the coding sequence GTGAAGGCACTCGCCAACAGCAGGAGGAACCGGTACGCACCGGCCGTCCTCCTGCTGCTAGCCCTGATCCTGACCGGCGCGCTGTACGCCGTGCTGGCCCCCAAGCCTGCGACCGCCACCACCGGCGGCAACGCGCAGGACGTGGAGGCCGGCAAGGCGCTGTTCGAGGCCAACTGCTCCACCTGCCACGGCCTCGACGGTGAAGGCACCGACGTCGCGCCGTCGCTGATCGGGGTCGGTGCGGCCTCCGTGGACTTCCAGATGGCCACCGGCCGCATGCCCATGGCGAACAACTCGCCGCAGGCCGAGGCCAAGCCCGCCCAGTTCGACGCCGAGCAGATCAGCCAGGTCGCGGCGTACGTCGCCTCCCTGGGCCCCGGCCCGGCCATCCCGTCGGCCGAGCAGGTCGACCCCGCCGGCGGCGACCCCGCCAACGGTCTCGCGCTGTTCCGCACGAACTGCGCCATGTGCCACAACGCCGTCGGTGCCGGTGGGGCTCTGTCCGAGGGCAAGTACGCCCCGGCGCTCTACGACTCCACCCCCACCGAGATCTACGAGGCGATGCTCACGGGCCCGCAGTCGATGCCGGTCTTCAACGAGGCCAACATCGACCCGCAGGGCAAGCAGGACATCATCGCCTACCTCATGGAGCAGCGTGAGCCCTCCGTGGGTGGCATCTCCCTCGGCTCGCTCGGCCCGGTGGCCGAGGGCCTGTGGGTGTGGATCATCGGGATCGGCGGGCTCATCGCGGCCGCCGTCTGGGTTGGAGCGAAGTCCTCGTGA
- a CDS encoding cytochrome c oxidase subunit 3 — translation MSSTTAAPSSAPVAVTRPNTLSVGVMVWLSSELMFFAGLFAMYFTHRSVAGPEAWAEHSSVLNFPFALGNTTILVLSSVTCQMGVFAAERFQARRTGSLLNVARWGMQEWYTLTFVMGSVFVAGQVTEYAELIQHGLTISNSTYGSVFYITTGFHALHVIGGLIAFLYVLGSSFAARRFGHLEAGRAVVTSYYWHFVDVVWIGLFFVIYVLDYALVQ, via the coding sequence GTGTCGTCAACTACTGCTGCCCCGAGCTCGGCCCCCGTGGCGGTCACCAGACCGAATACGCTCTCCGTCGGCGTCATGGTCTGGCTGTCCAGCGAGCTGATGTTCTTCGCCGGTCTCTTCGCCATGTACTTCACCCACAGGTCTGTCGCCGGGCCCGAGGCGTGGGCCGAGCACTCCAGCGTCCTGAACTTCCCTTTCGCGCTGGGCAACACCACGATCCTGGTGCTGAGCTCGGTGACCTGCCAGATGGGTGTGTTCGCGGCCGAGCGGTTCCAGGCCCGCCGCACGGGCTCGCTCCTCAACGTCGCCCGGTGGGGCATGCAGGAGTGGTACACCCTCACCTTCGTCATGGGTTCCGTCTTCGTCGCCGGTCAGGTGACGGAGTACGCCGAGCTCATCCAGCACGGCCTGACGATCTCCAACAGCACCTACGGCTCGGTCTTCTACATCACGACCGGGTTCCACGCCCTGCACGTGATCGGCGGGCTCATCGCGTTCCTCTACGTCCTGGGCAGCTCGTTCGCCGCGCGCCGGTTCGGCCACCTCGAGGCCGGCCGCGCCGTCGTCACCTCGTACTACTGGCACTTCGTCGACGTCGTGTGGATCGGTCTGTTCTTCGTGATCTACGTGCTCGACTACGCGCTCGTGCAGTAG
- a CDS encoding response regulator transcription factor, with product MTSTEIGHPNAATEAETVDLLIYSDDIDTRRAVIEAVGRRPGKGLPLVRWTESATHAGVVKKVEEGSFALLVLDGEAAKVGGMAISRQLKNEIFQCPPVLILTARPQDAWLATWADADAVVTAPYDPIALQEAVAGLLRAGRQQ from the coding sequence ATGACCAGCACCGAGATCGGCCACCCGAACGCGGCGACCGAGGCGGAGACGGTCGATCTGCTGATCTACAGCGACGACATCGACACCCGTCGCGCCGTGATCGAGGCCGTCGGCAGGCGGCCGGGCAAGGGTCTGCCCCTGGTGCGATGGACGGAGTCGGCCACCCATGCGGGGGTGGTCAAGAAGGTGGAGGAGGGCAGCTTCGCACTTCTCGTGCTCGACGGCGAGGCCGCCAAGGTCGGCGGGATGGCCATCTCCCGCCAGCTCAAGAACGAGATCTTCCAGTGCCCGCCGGTGCTCATCCTCACCGCCCGCCCGCAGGACGCGTGGCTGGCCACCTGGGCCGACGCGGACGCCGTCGTCACGGCCCCCTACGACCCGATCGCGCTCCAGGAGGCGGTGGCCGGACTGCTGCGTGCCGGACGGCAGCAGTGA
- the trpD gene encoding anthranilate phosphoribosyltransferase yields MTAPVQDAHAAPSWPDLLARLVAHQDLTAEETAWAMDQVMTDQTSPTVLAGFLVGLATKGETVDELRGLADAMLAHARPIDVEGAEAVDIVGTGGDRLHTVNISTMASLVIASAGVGVVKHGNRASSSSSGSADVLEALGVDLNLPIPRVEQVYRELGITFCFANLFHPSMRHAATTRRELGVGTAFNVLGPLTNPARPRAGAIGVSDARTAPLVAGVLAGRGTEALVFRGQNGLDELSATALNEVWEVHDGTVTEHTLDAVAELGLAPATVAELRGQDAQYNAGVARRVLAGEPGPVREAVLLNAAGAFVAHGSLPGTTPGSGSLVERLRAGIEHAARAVDTGAATELLERWVKLTR; encoded by the coding sequence GTGACCGCCCCCGTCCAGGACGCCCACGCCGCTCCCAGCTGGCCGGACCTCCTCGCCCGGCTCGTCGCCCACCAGGACCTCACCGCCGAGGAGACCGCGTGGGCGATGGACCAGGTGATGACGGACCAGACCAGCCCGACGGTCCTCGCCGGCTTCCTCGTCGGTCTGGCCACCAAGGGCGAGACGGTCGACGAGCTCCGCGGCCTCGCGGACGCGATGCTCGCGCACGCCCGGCCGATCGACGTCGAGGGTGCCGAGGCCGTCGACATCGTCGGCACGGGCGGCGACCGCCTGCACACGGTGAACATCTCCACCATGGCTTCGCTGGTGATCGCCTCCGCCGGCGTCGGCGTGGTCAAGCACGGCAACCGCGCGTCGAGCTCGTCCTCGGGGTCGGCCGACGTGCTGGAGGCGCTCGGCGTCGACCTCAACCTGCCGATCCCGCGGGTGGAGCAGGTCTACCGCGAGCTGGGCATCACGTTCTGCTTCGCCAACCTCTTCCACCCCTCGATGCGGCACGCGGCCACCACCCGGCGCGAGCTCGGTGTCGGAACGGCGTTCAACGTCCTGGGGCCGCTGACCAACCCGGCACGTCCGCGGGCCGGCGCCATCGGCGTCTCGGACGCCCGCACGGCCCCGCTGGTGGCGGGCGTGCTCGCCGGACGAGGGACGGAGGCCCTGGTCTTCCGTGGCCAGAACGGTCTGGACGAGCTCAGCGCCACCGCGCTGAACGAGGTCTGGGAGGTGCATGACGGCACCGTCACGGAGCACACCCTCGACGCCGTCGCCGAGCTCGGGCTCGCGCCGGCCACCGTCGCGGAGCTGCGGGGCCAGGACGCCCAGTACAACGCCGGGGTGGCCCGCCGCGTGCTCGCGGGGGAGCCGGGGCCGGTGCGCGAGGCCGTCCTGCTCAACGCCGCCGGCGCGTTCGTCGCCCACGGGTCGCTGCCCGGGACCACGCCGGGCAGCGGGAGCCTCGTCGAGCGCCTGCGGGCCGGGATCGAGCACGCCGCGCGCGCCGTGGACACGGGGGCGGCGACCGAGCTCCTCGAGCGCTGGGTGAAGCTGACGCGGTAG
- a CDS encoding Lrp/AsnC family transcriptional regulator yields MLTAIVLIDADASRIPEVAQEVAELDGISEVYSVTGDIDLIALARVREHEDLASVVADKLGKVEGVLRTQTYIAFQAYSRHDLEQAFHIGLD; encoded by the coding sequence ATGCTGACTGCCATCGTGCTCATCGACGCCGACGCGTCCCGGATCCCGGAGGTCGCCCAGGAGGTGGCCGAGCTGGACGGCATCAGCGAGGTCTACTCGGTCACGGGCGACATCGACCTCATCGCCCTGGCCCGCGTCCGCGAGCACGAGGACCTCGCCTCCGTGGTCGCCGACAAGCTGGGCAAGGTCGAGGGCGTGCTGCGCACCCAGACGTACATCGCGTTCCAGGCCTACTCCCGGCACGACCTGGAGCAGGCCTTCCACATCGGGCTCGACTGA
- a CDS encoding DEDD exonuclease domain-containing protein has translation MPTALLDVAPGRRLQLDDATRAADGRGTPVQLGLDQIGTPLHEVTFVVVDLETTGGSPTSAEITEIGAVKVRGGEVLGEFQTLVNPGLAIPPMITVLTGITNAMVVAAPRIEEVLPSFLEFAGFGTGTVLVAHNARFDVGFLKHAAERMDLDWPRPQVVDTVALARRVVTRDEAPNHKLGTLAALFSAEVAPDHRALHDARATVDVLHALLGRMAPLGVTHLEDLRTAADPVPQRRRRKASMADGLPEGPGVYQFLGPANEVLYVGTAVNLRRRVRQYFTAAEKRARIGEMLDIAVAVRPVPCATALEAQVRELRLIAEIDPPYNRRSRRPDRRPWLRLTDEAFPRLSVVRRLPAAMLGEALGPFTSRSAAEAAMEALQEISPVRRCTPRLPATPRPDAGACVLAEMARCGAPCVGGQDGARYSVAIATTRRALRADVDAAVDALRGRIRALAEQQRYEEAATQRDRLSSLLQGARRAERLRPLVSAPEIVAARRRDEGGWEIVLVRYGRLAGTAVSPRGADPMAVVGSLRAGGETVPPPTTACGAAPVEETELVAGWLERPGVRLVSLEEGPVPLACPVRGAARHQVPGRG, from the coding sequence ATGCCCACCGCCCTTCTCGACGTCGCCCCGGGGCGACGGCTCCAGCTCGACGACGCCACCCGTGCCGCGGACGGGCGCGGCACCCCGGTCCAGCTGGGGCTGGACCAGATCGGCACTCCCCTGCACGAGGTGACGTTCGTCGTCGTCGACCTCGAGACCACGGGCGGCTCGCCGACGAGCGCGGAGATCACCGAGATCGGCGCGGTGAAGGTGCGCGGCGGGGAGGTCCTCGGCGAGTTCCAGACGCTGGTCAACCCCGGGCTGGCGATCCCGCCGATGATCACCGTCCTGACCGGCATCACGAACGCCATGGTGGTCGCGGCCCCGCGCATCGAGGAGGTCCTTCCGTCCTTCCTCGAGTTCGCCGGGTTCGGCACCGGCACGGTGCTGGTGGCCCACAACGCCCGGTTCGACGTCGGGTTCCTCAAGCACGCGGCCGAGCGCATGGACCTGGACTGGCCGCGTCCCCAGGTGGTCGACACCGTGGCGCTCGCCCGTCGCGTGGTCACCCGGGACGAGGCGCCCAACCACAAGCTCGGGACGCTCGCCGCCCTGTTCTCCGCCGAGGTCGCGCCCGACCACCGGGCGCTGCACGACGCCCGCGCGACCGTCGACGTGCTGCACGCCCTGCTCGGGCGCATGGCGCCGCTCGGGGTCACCCACCTCGAGGACCTGCGCACGGCCGCCGACCCCGTGCCGCAGCGCCGGCGCCGCAAGGCGTCGATGGCCGACGGCCTGCCGGAGGGCCCCGGCGTCTACCAGTTCCTCGGACCCGCGAACGAGGTGCTCTACGTCGGGACCGCCGTGAACCTGCGCCGTCGGGTCCGGCAGTACTTCACGGCCGCGGAGAAGCGCGCCCGTATCGGCGAGATGCTGGACATCGCGGTGGCGGTGCGCCCGGTCCCGTGCGCCACCGCCCTCGAGGCGCAGGTGCGCGAGCTCCGCCTGATCGCAGAGATCGACCCTCCCTACAACCGTCGCTCCAGGCGCCCCGACCGGCGCCCGTGGCTGCGGCTGACGGACGAGGCGTTCCCCCGGCTGAGCGTCGTGCGCCGCCTGCCGGCAGCCATGCTGGGCGAGGCCCTGGGCCCGTTCACCTCACGCAGCGCGGCCGAGGCCGCGATGGAGGCCCTGCAGGAGATCTCACCCGTCCGCCGGTGCACGCCGCGACTTCCCGCGACCCCGCGTCCTGACGCCGGCGCCTGCGTCCTCGCCGAGATGGCGCGGTGCGGGGCGCCCTGCGTGGGCGGTCAGGACGGCGCCCGGTACTCCGTCGCCATCGCCACCACGCGGCGGGCGCTACGGGCGGACGTGGACGCCGCCGTCGACGCGCTGCGCGGGAGGATCCGGGCGCTCGCCGAGCAGCAGCGCTACGAGGAGGCGGCCACCCAGCGCGACCGGCTCTCCTCGCTGCTGCAGGGTGCCCGGCGTGCCGAGCGGCTCCGGCCGCTCGTCTCGGCCCCGGAGATCGTGGCCGCCCGGCGCCGGGACGAGGGTGGCTGGGAGATCGTGCTGGTGCGGTACGGACGTCTCGCCGGCACCGCCGTCAGTCCCAGGGGTGCGGACCCCATGGCCGTCGTCGGCTCCCTGCGCGCCGGCGGGGAGACGGTTCCCCCGCCCACCACCGCGTGCGGCGCCGCTCCCGTCGAGGAGACCGAGCTCGTCGCCGGCTGGCTCGAGCGGCCGGGGGTGCGGCTGGTCAGCCTGGAGGAGGGACCGGTGCCTCTGGCTTGCCCGGTGCGCGGCGCTGCACGACACCAGGTGCCGGGCAGAGGATGA
- a CDS encoding AMP-dependent synthetase/ligase produces the protein MDEFTTPRRVQVDPGRSITDYLVDHARLRPDQVLYEQKVGDEWVRYDATWTLARVEEIAKGLVAAGVGPGDRVAIMSRTRLEWTLMDLAAWHAGAVPVPVYESSSAEQAHWILSDSACVVAVVENAENAATIAAARELDGGLPVLRDVWEIEGGALDTLAELGRDVPDDELEARRAGVGLADLATIIYTSGTTGRPKGAELTHGNFVELSLEAIDALGVVLQPANARSLLFIPLAHVFARFVEVLVLLAGKPLGHTPDTKQAVADFATFRPTFILSVPRVWEKVYNGVEQRTGGGVKTKIFRWAAKVAITWSRALDTPQGPSAALKVQHRVADKLVLSKIREALGGQAEYAVSGGAPLGERLGHFYRGVGLVVLEGYGLTETTAPTNVNRPEKIKIGTVGPPLPGTSVRISADGEILARGIPVFRGYHNNPQATAEAFDDGWFRTGDLGSMDEDGYLRITGRKKEIIVTAGGKNVAPAPLEDSIRAHPLVSQCVVVGDQRPFIGALVTLDAEMLPGWLSNHGKEPLTVEQAARDPFVREHLQMAVDRANTKVSRAEQIRAFHVLDMDFTVENGYLTPSLKVKRNVVLKDFTGTIDDFYADAAATRAAGAPSA, from the coding sequence ATGGACGAATTCACCACCCCGCGCCGGGTCCAGGTCGACCCGGGCCGGAGCATCACCGACTACCTGGTGGACCACGCCCGCCTCCGGCCGGACCAGGTGCTCTACGAGCAGAAGGTCGGCGACGAGTGGGTGAGGTACGACGCGACGTGGACCCTCGCGCGCGTCGAGGAGATCGCGAAGGGACTCGTCGCCGCGGGGGTCGGCCCCGGCGACCGCGTGGCCATCATGTCCCGCACCCGGCTGGAGTGGACGCTCATGGACCTCGCCGCCTGGCACGCCGGCGCGGTCCCCGTCCCCGTGTACGAGTCCAGCTCCGCCGAGCAGGCGCACTGGATCCTCTCCGACTCCGCCTGCGTGGTCGCCGTCGTCGAGAACGCCGAGAACGCCGCGACGATCGCGGCCGCCCGGGAGCTCGACGGCGGGCTGCCCGTGCTGCGGGACGTCTGGGAGATCGAGGGCGGCGCCCTCGACACCCTCGCCGAGCTGGGCCGCGACGTGCCCGACGACGAGCTCGAGGCCCGCCGCGCAGGCGTCGGGCTCGCCGACCTCGCCACCATCATCTACACCTCAGGCACCACCGGCCGGCCGAAGGGCGCCGAGCTGACCCACGGCAACTTCGTGGAGCTCAGCCTCGAGGCCATCGACGCGCTGGGCGTCGTGCTGCAGCCCGCGAACGCCCGGTCCCTGCTGTTCATCCCGCTGGCGCACGTCTTCGCCCGCTTCGTCGAGGTCCTGGTGCTCCTCGCGGGCAAGCCGCTGGGTCACACGCCCGACACCAAGCAGGCCGTCGCCGACTTCGCCACCTTCCGGCCGACGTTCATCCTCTCCGTGCCGCGGGTGTGGGAGAAGGTCTACAACGGCGTGGAGCAGCGCACGGGCGGCGGGGTGAAGACGAAGATCTTCCGCTGGGCGGCCAAGGTCGCCATCACGTGGTCCCGGGCGCTCGACACGCCGCAGGGCCCCTCCGCGGCGCTGAAGGTCCAGCACCGGGTGGCCGACAAGCTCGTGCTGTCCAAGATCCGCGAGGCGCTGGGCGGCCAGGCGGAGTACGCCGTCTCCGGCGGCGCGCCGCTCGGTGAGCGGCTCGGACACTTCTACCGCGGCGTCGGCCTCGTCGTGCTGGAGGGGTACGGGCTCACCGAGACCACCGCGCCGACCAACGTCAACCGGCCCGAGAAGATCAAGATCGGGACGGTCGGTCCGCCGCTGCCCGGCACCTCGGTCCGCATCTCCGCCGACGGCGAGATCCTCGCCAGGGGCATCCCGGTCTTCCGCGGGTACCACAACAACCCGCAGGCGACGGCCGAGGCCTTCGACGACGGCTGGTTCCGCACGGGCGACCTCGGGTCGATGGACGAGGACGGCTACCTGCGCATCACGGGCAGGAAGAAGGAGATCATCGTCACCGCGGGCGGCAAGAACGTCGCGCCGGCGCCGCTCGAGGACTCCATCCGCGCCCACCCGCTGGTCTCGCAGTGCGTGGTGGTCGGGGACCAGCGGCCGTTCATCGGGGCCCTCGTCACGCTCGACGCGGAGATGCTGCCCGGCTGGCTGAGCAACCACGGCAAGGAGCCCCTCACCGTCGAGCAGGCGGCCCGGGACCCGTTCGTCCGCGAGCACCTCCAGATGGCGGTCGACCGGGCCAACACGAAGGTCTCGCGGGCCGAGCAGATCCGAGCCTTCCACGTGCTCGACATGGACTTCACCGTCGAGAACGGCTACCTGACGCCGTCGTTGAAGGTGAAGCGGAACGTGGTGCTCAAGGACTTCACCGGCACGATCGACGACTTCTACGCCGACGCCGCCGCCACGCGCGCGGCCGGGGCGCCGTCCGCCTGA